A region of Haloplanus sp. XH21 DNA encodes the following proteins:
- a CDS encoding TATA-box-binding protein, translated as MNNKLEVVNIVGSGALDVEIDLRRLADDLPLEIVYIKGPGLYFKFKDEGPTVVVARTGKYIISGATSKDGLQNTRSNVLDLLEEMGVTSSQEDLHFSIKNMVFTCDLENSINLSALAIHAGLENVEYEPEQFPGLIFRPPSIDSVALVFATGKVVITGVTNESLAADTIESVITLLEGVGM; from the coding sequence ATGAATAATAAATTAGAAGTTGTTAATATAGTAGGTTCTGGGGCACTTGACGTTGAAATAGACCTCCGTAGATTAGCTGATGATTTGCCGCTTGAAATTGTCTATATCAAAGGCCCAGGACTATATTTCAAATTTAAAGACGAAGGCCCAACCGTTGTTGTAGCACGAACTGGAAAGTATATTATCAGTGGTGCAACATCGAAAGATGGGCTACAAAACACACGCTCAAATGTTCTTGATTTACTTGAAGAGATGGGCGTTACAAGCAGTCAAGAAGATCTACATTTTTCCATCAAGAATATGGTATTCACATGCGACCTTGAAAACAGTATTAATTTGTCGGCATTAGCTATCCACGCCGGACTAGAAAATGTTGAGTACGAGCCCGAGCAGTTCCCTGGTCTTATTTTTCGTCCTCCATCCATTGATTCAGTTGCCCTGGTTTTTGCGACTGGAAAAGTGGTCATAACAGGTGTAACAAACGAATCACTCGCAGCAGACACAATTGAGTCGGTGATAACCCTGCTCGAGGGGGTTGGAATGTGA
- a CDS encoding DEAD/DEAH box helicase has translation MNNFEIGDYVKFAGGRGEITKIEERPNGGHLLHVYTSEGQLRKLPSGLPHIEKLDSLVDRLTAGQSDAPLHYDLRERAIRLDLAYKYDRFLSLTSNRIEIEPYQVQAAYEILNSYDHRYLIGDEVGLGKTIEAGIVIEELIARDRADRVLIVAPAPLTVQWQEEMREKFDRNFVIYDRETVRTHRKSHPNQNVWKQEDLIITSIDFAKQTTDDPESDRVSVLDALQNLDEEWDVAVFDEAHHLTARRSSDDSIERTQRYQVGEAVADNSDALLLLTGTPHKGKSDQFYFLVSLLDPYRFSHESQISPEALEDLMIRRLKDDMYETDGTRMFPEKNIEALPVEMTREERKLYDDVTEYIREYYNLAQQEENQAAGFTMVIYQKRLVSSIYAIRKSLENRMRAIQNDAVAEDLPDEVQNLIPRYSTEPETLTDAERARVEEALETVTITLNQSQVQQELDRVKQLWQQAKNIETDSKARLLRQFVDRILSEDPDEKILIFTEYTDTLEYLRDEVFADHDVAQVYGDLEQSRRREEMSKFEEEANLMLATDAAQEGLNLQFAHIMVNYDLPWNPIRIDQRMGRLHRYGQEHTVEIRNLFFADTRESEILNLLIEKTNQIESDLGMRSDVLGRVLEDVDLDETIMAAIAEGEPTERVVADIEATIEEKREAIQTVENEFLIRDRFDLSGEDDEILDVIERSQHGEVSEDDIETLVRVFFDEFGGSIKGVRPGPARMEGDVFQLDVPEVLSGNQVARQYPRATFTKDIAMEEDDVEFISLDHPLVESLIEFCLDSDRIQGEIATKIAATASRTPGILFNYRLGYVSGAGDVVTEKFVRFYARPDGSVMTDVPELSKTAAPSDVSSSHEVDRLSSMAEDLYEGAEMEAWTHVESFAEEARTEREREIEIKREHAGRYFEEQIEEWEERLEQYQQRAEQGADMSAPIGNAKQKLESLRREREEELSRLEEEKHVTPQEPDLVTAAFVVSPPSGGD, from the coding sequence ATGAATAACTTCGAGATTGGCGACTACGTCAAGTTCGCCGGCGGGCGTGGAGAAATCACGAAAATCGAGGAACGGCCCAACGGAGGTCATCTCCTCCACGTCTACACCTCGGAGGGCCAGCTCCGCAAACTCCCTAGCGGCCTCCCTCACATCGAGAAACTCGATTCGCTCGTCGACCGCCTCACAGCGGGCCAATCCGACGCCCCGCTCCATTACGACCTCCGAGAGCGGGCGATCCGGCTGGATCTCGCCTACAAGTACGACCGCTTTCTCTCGCTGACCAGCAACCGCATCGAGATCGAACCGTACCAGGTCCAGGCCGCCTACGAGATCCTCAACTCCTACGACCACCGCTACCTCATCGGCGACGAAGTCGGCCTCGGGAAGACCATCGAAGCCGGCATCGTCATCGAAGAGCTCATCGCACGCGACCGCGCCGACCGGGTGCTCATCGTCGCGCCGGCGCCGCTGACCGTCCAGTGGCAGGAGGAGATGCGCGAGAAGTTCGACCGCAACTTCGTCATCTACGACCGCGAGACGGTCCGTACACACCGGAAGTCCCACCCCAACCAGAACGTCTGGAAGCAAGAGGATCTCATTATCACCTCCATCGACTTCGCGAAGCAGACCACGGACGACCCTGAGTCGGACCGCGTCTCCGTCCTCGATGCCCTCCAGAATCTCGACGAGGAGTGGGACGTTGCGGTCTTCGACGAGGCCCATCACCTTACGGCCAGACGGTCGAGCGACGACTCAATCGAGCGGACACAGCGGTATCAGGTCGGTGAGGCCGTCGCCGACAACTCCGATGCGCTGCTGCTGCTCACCGGGACCCCGCACAAGGGGAAATCAGACCAGTTCTACTTCCTCGTGAGTCTGCTCGACCCGTATCGCTTCAGCCACGAGTCGCAGATCAGTCCCGAGGCGCTTGAGGACCTGATGATCCGGCGGCTGAAGGACGATATGTACGAGACCGACGGGACCCGAATGTTCCCCGAGAAGAACATCGAGGCACTCCCGGTCGAGATGACACGCGAGGAGCGGAAGCTGTACGACGACGTCACCGAGTATATCCGCGAATACTACAACCTTGCTCAGCAGGAGGAGAACCAGGCGGCGGGGTTCACGATGGTCATCTACCAGAAGCGGCTGGTCTCGAGTATCTACGCGATCCGGAAGTCCCTCGAAAACCGGATGCGGGCGATTCAGAACGACGCCGTCGCAGAAGACCTCCCTGACGAGGTTCAGAACCTCATTCCGCGGTATAGTACCGAACCCGAGACACTGACCGACGCAGAACGCGCTCGGGTCGAGGAGGCGCTTGAGACGGTCACGATTACGCTCAATCAGTCGCAAGTCCAGCAGGAGCTGGACCGCGTGAAACAGCTCTGGCAGCAGGCCAAGAACATCGAGACGGACTCGAAGGCCCGATTGCTCCGACAGTTCGTCGACCGAATTCTCTCAGAGGACCCCGACGAGAAAATCCTGATTTTCACCGAATACACGGACACGCTGGAGTATCTACGTGACGAGGTCTTCGCTGACCACGACGTCGCCCAGGTGTACGGCGACCTCGAGCAGTCCCGTCGACGAGAAGAGATGAGCAAATTCGAGGAGGAAGCTAATCTGATGCTCGCGACCGACGCCGCCCAAGAGGGGCTCAACCTTCAGTTCGCCCACATCATGGTGAACTACGACCTCCCGTGGAATCCCATCCGGATCGACCAGCGGATGGGGCGGCTCCACCGCTACGGCCAGGAGCACACGGTCGAGATTCGCAACCTCTTCTTCGCCGATACCCGCGAGAGCGAGATCCTCAACCTGCTCATCGAGAAGACGAATCAGATCGAGTCGGACCTCGGGATGCGCTCAGATGTCCTCGGTCGCGTCCTCGAGGACGTCGACTTGGACGAGACGATCATGGCGGCTATCGCTGAAGGCGAGCCGACTGAACGTGTCGTCGCCGATATCGAGGCGACCATCGAGGAGAAACGCGAAGCGATTCAGACTGTCGAAAACGAGTTCCTGATTCGCGATCGCTTCGACCTCTCCGGCGAGGACGACGAGATTCTCGACGTGATCGAACGCAGTCAACACGGCGAGGTGTCCGAGGACGACATCGAGACGCTCGTGCGCGTGTTCTTTGACGAATTCGGCGGCTCCATCAAGGGTGTTCGACCCGGACCGGCCCGGATGGAGGGTGACGTGTTCCAGTTGGATGTCCCTGAGGTCTTGAGTGGAAATCAGGTGGCACGACAGTACCCACGGGCCACTTTCACCAAGGATATCGCGATGGAGGAGGATGATGTTGAGTTCATCTCGCTTGACCATCCTCTCGTCGAGTCGCTCATCGAATTCTGCTTGGACAGTGACCGGATCCAGGGTGAAATTGCGACGAAAATCGCTGCGACGGCGTCTCGAACGCCTGGCATCCTGTTCAATTACCGCCTTGGCTACGTCTCCGGTGCCGGGGATGTGGTGACCGAGAAGTTCGTTCGCTTCTATGCTCGCCCGGATGGCAGTGTAATGACGGATGTTCCAGAACTCTCGAAGACGGCCGCTCCCAGTGATGTCTCGTCGTCGCACGAGGTTGATCGGCTTTCGAGTATGGCGGAGGACCTCTACGAGGGCGCAGAAATGGAGGCGTGGACGCACGTTGAGTCGTTTGCCGAAGAGGCCCGAACCGAACGAGAACGGGAGATCGAAATCAAACGCGAGCACGCTGGGCGATACTTCGAAGAGCAAATCGAAGAGTGGGAAGAGCGGTTAGAGCAGTACCAACAGCGGGCTGAGCAGGGTGCGGATATGTCCGCGCCGATTGGGAACGCGAAGCAGAAGCTCGAAAGTCTGCGACGAGAGCGTGAAGAGGAACTGTCCCGGCTTGAGGAAGAGAAGCACGTCACGCCGCAGGAACCAGACCTCGTGACGGCAGCGTTCGTTGTGTCACCGCCGTCCGGAGGGGACTAA
- a CDS encoding ATP-binding protein → MKLTDIQIDRYGPLPRFTHECGDNFEVFYGPNESGKTLLLEAVLKLLEPDIESAIPHVSRVDESPSGHVVVETGGTEQKLGDGSVLSDLVDLSPQHLRNIFVIRDSDLQLRDEHEFYDSVTQQIGDLHTNEIDAIQSRLVEHGRLTSVSGRGLSSARSRSNAADVRDQADDLAVDIQEYIADAEANDIAAVEREVVAVTTELQRCEDELETQEAAETWDTHAILTERLTTYREAIEQLDDEVSQSTLKELEQLNREIVAAEDEIEDLENKRSSLREERTQLKTEKDSVEAELAPLEARADDIDEVEQALASFRESHGEAVGASRGMRFAKYTALVGLGLGGVAAIVGSTIAGILLTVIGAIAAGWYGLQHRSVAAAEREQEQVLQQAQDAGLDVTTTDEIGPAIRAFRDELAGLQDRRDELERQIEVKDELIEERNDDLETEREERRSNQEKKQTLLQEVDAADIEEYRERVTAQEALERKHDQAAQSLTDALGTPSTTTPDQEAKLEYWESELDAMVADVDESVDADEYDPDRLATLRKQQEELTHRRDELTEQLETHDRRLREFDERIQALSAEPFLDESVSLPSRSIEGLQDVVHDLNQFVEQIERDADIAREALDIFDGIEAEEEQKITDLFGTKSRATDVFQAITDDRYTGVTYDAEERILQVHRDGQEVLTPKQLSHGTTEQLYFSARVGLAEQLLSSEPGFFLLDDAFLPADRTRLQEGFEVLRELADDGWQILYFTAKDEVGNDLVETHDLHCRMLDPLS, encoded by the coding sequence ATGAAGCTGACCGACATCCAAATCGATCGCTACGGGCCACTTCCCCGCTTCACTCACGAGTGTGGAGACAACTTCGAAGTCTTCTATGGGCCGAATGAGTCCGGGAAGACACTGCTATTAGAAGCCGTACTCAAATTACTCGAGCCGGATATTGAAAGCGCGATCCCGCACGTCTCCCGAGTTGACGAATCCCCGAGCGGCCATGTTGTCGTCGAGACCGGCGGCACCGAACAGAAACTCGGCGACGGATCGGTTCTCAGCGATCTGGTGGACCTCTCGCCACAACATCTTCGAAACATCTTCGTCATCCGGGATAGTGACCTGCAACTTCGCGATGAACACGAGTTCTACGATTCGGTCACCCAGCAGATCGGCGACCTCCACACGAACGAGATCGACGCGATCCAGTCTCGACTCGTTGAGCACGGACGACTGACCAGCGTCAGTGGCCGAGGGCTGTCGTCGGCCCGCAGCCGATCGAATGCAGCAGATGTGCGTGATCAGGCAGACGACCTCGCCGTGGACATCCAGGAGTATATCGCTGACGCCGAAGCGAACGATATCGCAGCAGTCGAGCGAGAGGTCGTCGCCGTCACAACTGAACTCCAGCGGTGTGAAGACGAGCTTGAGACACAGGAGGCCGCCGAAACGTGGGACACCCACGCGATACTTACGGAACGGCTGACCACGTATAGAGAGGCAATCGAGCAGCTCGACGATGAGGTGTCCCAATCGACCCTCAAAGAGTTAGAACAGCTCAACCGCGAGATCGTTGCAGCCGAGGACGAGATTGAGGACCTCGAAAACAAGCGTTCATCGCTACGTGAGGAGCGGACACAGCTCAAGACCGAGAAAGACTCCGTCGAAGCAGAGCTGGCACCGCTGGAGGCACGGGCCGACGATATTGATGAAGTTGAACAAGCGCTTGCGTCATTCAGGGAGTCCCACGGTGAGGCGGTCGGGGCATCCCGGGGGATGCGTTTCGCGAAGTACACTGCACTCGTTGGGCTCGGACTGGGCGGGGTCGCAGCAATCGTCGGGAGCACGATTGCGGGCATTCTCCTTACGGTAATCGGCGCCATCGCTGCGGGCTGGTATGGTCTGCAACATCGATCAGTAGCGGCCGCGGAACGAGAGCAGGAACAGGTTCTCCAGCAAGCGCAGGACGCAGGGCTCGATGTCACTACCACCGACGAAATCGGGCCAGCGATCAGAGCATTTCGCGACGAGTTAGCCGGCTTGCAAGATCGTCGCGACGAACTCGAACGACAAATCGAGGTCAAGGACGAACTCATCGAGGAGCGTAACGACGACCTCGAAACAGAGCGGGAAGAGCGACGCTCGAACCAAGAGAAGAAACAAACGCTGCTTCAGGAGGTAGACGCCGCCGACATCGAGGAGTACCGCGAGCGTGTGACCGCACAGGAGGCCCTCGAACGGAAGCATGACCAAGCAGCGCAAAGTCTCACAGACGCTCTTGGCACGCCGAGCACGACGACACCAGATCAAGAGGCGAAACTCGAGTACTGGGAATCAGAACTCGATGCGATGGTCGCGGACGTCGATGAGAGCGTGGACGCGGACGAGTACGACCCGGATCGACTAGCCACACTTCGCAAGCAACAGGAGGAATTGACCCACCGTCGCGATGAGCTCACAGAGCAGTTAGAGACTCACGACCGACGACTGCGTGAGTTTGACGAGCGGATTCAGGCCCTCTCTGCTGAGCCATTCCTTGATGAATCCGTATCGTTGCCGTCGCGCTCTATCGAAGGGCTTCAAGACGTCGTCCACGACTTGAATCAGTTTGTAGAGCAGATCGAGCGTGACGCAGATATTGCCCGGGAAGCGCTCGATATCTTCGACGGCATTGAGGCGGAAGAGGAACAGAAGATCACGGACCTCTTTGGCACTAAAAGCCGGGCTACAGACGTGTTCCAGGCGATTACTGACGACCGATACACGGGTGTTACCTACGATGCTGAGGAGAGGATCCTGCAGGTCCACAGGGACGGACAGGAGGTCCTCACACCTAAGCAACTCAGCCACGGGACGACCGAACAGCTGTATTTCTCAGCTCGTGTTGGGCTCGCAGAGCAGTTACTGAGCTCCGAACCTGGGTTCTTCCTTCTGGACGACGCCTTCCTCCCAGCAGACCGTACACGGCTTCAGGAAGGATTCGAGGTTCTTCGAGAGCTCGCTGATGATGGATGGCAAATCCTCTACTTCACTGCCAAGGACGAGGTTGGAAACGATCTCGTCGAGACGCACGATTTGCATTGCCGGATGCTTGACCCGCTCAGCTGA
- a CDS encoding Eco57I restriction-modification methylase domain-containing protein, with translation MQTALTYRTNRDLFSNYYLDEHLPETEAWDELSEDELREAKADIMDLWERERGTAPKRNESQLEEKFIRPMFRKLGIPFEVEESTSRTQRRPDYGFFESEDAARGAFERREEGGDFYKDAVAVADAKRWDRPLDTRGSGEHERDFENPSYQIHVYLQETPARWAVLTDGKKWRLYYGPTSHRLDSYYEIDLPTVLEKGDLEDFKYFYLFFRHGAFLEDSSGECFLDEVYDESNVFAQELGEDLQDNIYEAIKVLSEGFMQYPDNDLSEDDLDLIHDSSLIYLYRLIFVLYAESEGRDLLDTNNEIYEESYSLNTLKQDVAEELDSPNPKYRDWQDNLWDRLDELFKLIDQGSKSRGIPEEDLYIPAYNGGLFRTDPDQDDSVEARFLANHQVGDAYLAEVIELLTRSQNGNGGGKIFVDYSSLDVRHLGSIYEGLLEYQLDVADEPLALEDGEYVPADEGDEVIVEEGEVHLSTGSGERKATGSYYTPEYVVEYIVEETLGPLVDDIYQDLLASDPWGKEGGGQFAEDFAERVFELKILDPAMGSGHFLTNAIDYLAREIINAQERQAEQQGIESIDQSRDINWARRQVAQRCIYGVDLNPLAVELAKVSLWLRTLAAEQPLAFLDHHLKTGNSLIGSDIEDVLDNGESGTEDGQLTLQQSFARTRQQALEHVMDRFQDLLSIDNESLADVKEMEAAFEDVKDDPLYQRLLAMANVHTAETFGVDIPEDAYKRMAEALRDDTWEEIKKQDWFESAQAIAEEEKFFHWELEFPVAYYGEAGERSADAGFDAVIGNPPYGYREIPSDAEKDYLSSVYDSHQYNYENYIYFTEKAIKLAKDGKRTSYIIPNTYLSADKMERFREYILNSSSIKEIYYLGQGVFDGVTLESVIQTLEVGGEPTDTRIRFNEDGQDLRSPNQEYDIHQSEFESSENKIFNISISPERRNIVDKMESEILLEKLAYVTVGINTGYIRDVMVSDEKEDDRYHRMVSGRDIDRYHLEWSGEWICYDPELIEEYGDKARTLPPEYIFTDDKILLQRTRRGLARKLVATLDREQYYNLNRVSNVVLNDEVNYDLGYILALLNSELLDSYFNWVFDEYEVKPSHLRKLPIKDLDLTSSESDDYNINSEYMEYINSDTSLKQFVDHLRQQTDRTKHDVLSFLAQSIESDYDSLRDLNLDLLDYLGNYTDGPTLPDIGLFQPTNSSILNATTEDYENLRVGDVKTERDGRRVTIYATARYKPENENEHDTDQWGYTETDYKEAFALTDLSEEEAALVGAFVPVAVEEADGFAGFRDNATKTNSLIDRLKVITLPDPDEVVDDLRRYIKTKERAEELDEKIVKTDRLIDEIVYDLYGLTDEEIEVVESEEG, from the coding sequence ATGCAAACGGCACTCACCTACCGAACGAATCGCGACCTGTTCTCGAACTACTACCTCGACGAGCACCTCCCCGAGACCGAGGCGTGGGACGAACTCAGCGAGGACGAACTCCGCGAGGCGAAAGCGGACATCATGGACCTGTGGGAGCGCGAGAGGGGGACGGCTCCCAAGCGCAACGAGTCCCAGCTCGAGGAAAAGTTCATCCGGCCGATGTTCCGGAAGCTGGGCATTCCCTTCGAGGTTGAGGAGAGCACCAGCCGGACCCAACGTCGGCCCGACTACGGCTTCTTCGAGTCCGAGGACGCCGCACGTGGCGCGTTCGAGCGCCGCGAGGAAGGTGGCGATTTCTACAAGGACGCCGTCGCCGTCGCGGACGCCAAGCGCTGGGATCGGCCACTCGACACCCGCGGGAGTGGAGAACACGAACGGGACTTCGAGAACCCGAGCTACCAGATTCACGTCTACCTGCAGGAGACGCCGGCGCGGTGGGCCGTCCTCACCGACGGGAAGAAGTGGCGGCTCTACTACGGCCCGACGAGCCATCGCCTCGACTCCTACTACGAGATCGACCTGCCGACCGTCCTCGAAAAGGGCGATCTTGAAGACTTCAAATACTTCTACCTCTTCTTCAGGCACGGCGCATTCCTCGAGGACTCCAGCGGCGAGTGCTTCCTGGACGAAGTCTACGACGAGTCCAATGTCTTCGCTCAGGAGTTGGGAGAGGACCTACAGGACAACATCTACGAGGCAATCAAGGTCCTCTCGGAGGGGTTCATGCAGTACCCGGATAACGACCTCTCCGAAGACGATCTCGACCTCATTCACGACAGTTCGCTCATCTACCTCTACCGGCTCATCTTCGTGCTCTACGCAGAGAGTGAGGGTCGTGACCTGCTCGACACGAACAACGAGATCTACGAGGAATCCTACAGTCTGAACACGCTCAAACAGGACGTCGCTGAAGAACTCGACAGCCCGAATCCGAAGTATCGCGACTGGCAAGACAACCTCTGGGACCGGCTGGACGAGCTGTTCAAACTCATCGACCAGGGGAGCAAATCGCGCGGTATTCCGGAGGAGGACCTCTACATCCCGGCGTACAACGGTGGGCTGTTCAGAACTGACCCGGACCAGGACGACAGCGTCGAAGCCCGGTTCCTCGCGAACCACCAGGTCGGGGATGCCTATCTCGCTGAGGTCATCGAACTGCTCACCAGGAGTCAGAACGGCAACGGCGGCGGGAAGATTTTCGTCGACTACTCGTCGCTGGACGTCCGCCACCTGGGGAGCATCTACGAGGGACTTCTCGAGTATCAGCTCGACGTCGCTGACGAACCGCTCGCACTGGAGGACGGTGAGTACGTCCCTGCCGACGAGGGTGACGAGGTGATCGTCGAGGAGGGTGAAGTCCACCTTTCGACTGGTTCTGGCGAACGGAAAGCCACAGGGTCGTACTACACGCCGGAGTACGTCGTTGAGTACATCGTCGAGGAGACGCTTGGACCACTCGTCGACGATATCTACCAGGACCTGTTAGCTAGTGATCCTTGGGGGAAGGAGGGTGGAGGCCAGTTTGCCGAGGATTTCGCAGAACGGGTGTTCGAGTTGAAAATTCTTGACCCAGCGATGGGGAGCGGACATTTCCTGACGAACGCGATTGATTACCTCGCCCGTGAGATTATCAACGCACAAGAGCGACAGGCTGAACAGCAAGGAATTGAGTCTATCGACCAGTCACGTGACATCAACTGGGCGCGCCGGCAGGTCGCCCAGCGTTGTATCTACGGTGTCGATCTAAACCCGCTCGCGGTGGAATTAGCAAAGGTGTCGCTGTGGCTCCGTACCCTCGCCGCTGAACAGCCACTTGCATTCCTCGACCACCATCTGAAGACGGGCAACTCGCTCATCGGGAGCGACATCGAGGATGTGCTCGACAACGGCGAGTCTGGGACTGAGGACGGACAGCTTACCCTCCAGCAGTCGTTCGCACGCACGCGTCAACAGGCTCTGGAGCACGTGATGGATCGTTTTCAAGACTTGCTCTCTATCGACAACGAATCCCTAGCGGACGTTAAGGAGATGGAGGCGGCCTTCGAGGACGTCAAGGACGATCCGTTATATCAGCGCCTGTTGGCAATGGCGAATGTCCACACTGCTGAAACGTTCGGGGTGGATATCCCAGAGGACGCCTACAAACGGATGGCCGAGGCACTCCGGGACGATACGTGGGAAGAAATCAAAAAGCAAGACTGGTTTGAGAGCGCTCAGGCGATAGCCGAAGAGGAGAAGTTCTTCCACTGGGAGCTTGAGTTCCCGGTCGCTTACTATGGAGAAGCGGGTGAACGATCAGCTGACGCAGGGTTTGATGCCGTTATTGGTAATCCCCCATATGGATACCGAGAGATTCCGAGTGATGCTGAGAAAGACTACCTCTCTTCAGTGTATGATTCACATCAGTATAATTATGAGAACTATATCTATTTCACTGAGAAGGCGATTAAGTTGGCAAAAGATGGCAAAAGGACCTCGTATATAATTCCAAATACCTATCTATCTGCCGATAAGATGGAGAGGTTCCGCGAATATATTCTAAACAGCTCATCAATAAAGGAAATATACTATCTTGGTCAGGGGGTGTTTGATGGTGTAACTCTTGAAAGCGTAATCCAGACACTAGAAGTGGGTGGTGAACCCACGGATACCCGGATTCGGTTCAACGAAGATGGACAGGACCTACGATCTCCGAACCAAGAATACGACATCCATCAATCCGAATTTGAGTCCTCAGAAAATAAAATTTTCAATATTTCAATTTCGCCTGAACGCCGAAATATTGTCGACAAAATGGAAAGCGAAATTCTGCTGGAAAAATTGGCATATGTGACTGTAGGAATAAATACGGGGTATATACGCGATGTGATGGTGAGTGACGAAAAAGAAGATGATCGGTATCATCGGATGGTTTCGGGCAGGGATATTGATCGATATCACCTAGAATGGAGTGGCGAGTGGATATGTTATGATCCCGAGTTAATTGAAGAGTATGGCGATAAAGCCCGTACACTTCCTCCTGAGTATATTTTTACAGATGACAAAATTCTACTTCAGAGAACCCGACGGGGGCTTGCTCGGAAATTGGTTGCAACTCTTGACCGCGAACAGTATTACAACCTAAATCGTGTATCTAACGTTGTATTGAATGACGAAGTGAACTATGACTTAGGTTATATTTTAGCACTCCTGAACTCGGAGTTGCTTGATTCGTACTTCAATTGGGTATTTGACGAATATGAAGTCAAACCGTCTCATCTACGAAAACTCCCAATAAAAGATCTTGATTTGACTTCTTCGGAGTCTGATGACTACAACATTAACTCAGAGTATATGGAGTATATCAATTCGGATACCTCACTGAAACAATTCGTCGATCACCTCCGCCAACAAACAGACCGAACTAAGCACGATGTTTTGTCCTTCTTAGCACAGAGTATCGAATCAGATTATGACTCACTTCGAGATCTCAACCTCGATCTCCTCGACTACCTGGGCAACTACACTGATGGCCCTACTCTTCCCGATATCGGGCTCTTTCAGCCTACTAACTCCAGCATCCTTAACGCCACCACCGAAGACTACGAGAACCTTCGTGTCGGCGATGTGAAAACCGAACGTGACGGTCGCCGCGTTACCATCTACGCAACGGCCCGATACAAGCCCGAGAACGAGAATGAACACGACACAGATCAGTGGGGATACACGGAAACCGACTACAAAGAAGCGTTCGCACTAACCGACCTCAGCGAGGAGGAGGCCGCGCTGGTTGGAGCGTTCGTCCCTGTCGCAGTTGAGGAGGCCGACGGCTTTGCAGGCTTCCGAGACAATGCCACGAAGACCAACTCGCTAATTGATCGGCTGAAGGTCATCACACTCCCTGACCCCGACGAGGTCGTTGACGATCTCCGGAGGTATATTAAAACAAAAGAGCGTGCCGAAGAGTTGGACGAGAAGATCGTAAAGACTGACCGACTCATCGACGAAATCGTCTATGATCTCTACGGGTTGACCGATGAGGAAATAGAAGTCGTTGAGTCAGAAGAAGGATGA
- a CDS encoding metallophosphoesterase family protein, producing MVRILHTADIHLTPDADERQAALETVLSQADTSDVDLVTIGGDLFDSDVAAEQLRESLRELFSDRSYPILTIPGNHDADAFRSNLFFGESFTPATETPFDQFVIHDTRVTALPYTPQATDELLVGLRDREPFDGTEALLLHCSLEAPVQGGVGDEGEQRYFPITKEELAELDFDYYLAGHYHSQHRTELSNGGTFVYPGTPASVTRKEIGRRTSVLIDTEAAQDVQLQPLDSFHYDTLDLRVTPGDEERVLEEIQSQVTTWDNRHVEPKISVDGFTEMDETAFSAALSDVSGDIYVENSTRTVEHILSHPLFETFQQRLEEREQLHAVEERDDYDVEGFQDDVWEEMLAIFADLAAEGKLT from the coding sequence ATGGTACGAATCCTACATACTGCAGATATTCATCTCACACCAGACGCTGATGAACGCCAGGCGGCGTTAGAAACTGTCCTTTCACAAGCGGATACCAGTGATGTCGATCTCGTTACGATCGGTGGCGATCTCTTCGATAGTGATGTCGCAGCGGAGCAGCTACGGGAATCCCTCCGAGAATTATTTTCTGACCGTTCGTATCCAATCCTGACGATTCCAGGTAATCACGACGCCGATGCGTTCCGCAGTAACCTCTTCTTCGGCGAATCGTTCACGCCCGCAACCGAGACGCCTTTCGACCAGTTCGTCATCCACGACACTCGAGTTACCGCGCTCCCGTATACACCACAGGCGACTGACGAGCTCCTCGTTGGATTGCGTGATAGAGAACCATTCGACGGGACAGAAGCCCTTCTGTTACACTGTAGCTTGGAAGCTCCTGTTCAGGGTGGCGTCGGAGACGAGGGCGAACAACGGTATTTCCCCATCACCAAAGAGGAACTTGCCGAATTGGATTTCGACTACTATCTCGCGGGGCACTACCACTCACAGCACCGAACTGAACTCTCGAATGGAGGAACGTTCGTCTATCCCGGCACTCCAGCGTCGGTAACACGGAAAGAGATAGGTCGACGGACGAGTGTCCTCATCGACACCGAAGCAGCCCAGGACGTCCAGCTCCAGCCCCTCGACTCGTTCCACTATGATACGCTCGATCTCCGGGTCACTCCCGGGGACGAGGAGCGTGTCCTCGAAGAAATCCAATCGCAAGTAACCACCTGGGACAACCGGCACGTCGAACCGAAGATCAGCGTCGACGGATTCACTGAGATGGATGAAACGGCGTTCAGTGCAGCCCTCTCTGATGTGAGTGGCGACATCTACGTCGAGAACAGCACCCGAACAGTCGAACATATCCTGTCACATCCCCTGTTCGAGACGTTTCAACAGCGGCTCGAGGAGCGTGAGCAACTCCACGCTGTCGAGGAGCGCGACGATTACGATGTGGAGGGCTTCCAGGACGACGTCTGGGAAGAAATGCTCGCGATCTTCGCCGATCTGGCCGCGGAGGGGAAGCTCACATGA